A section of the Sedimentisphaera cyanobacteriorum genome encodes:
- a CDS encoding LamG-like jellyroll fold domain-containing protein, with the protein MTKIYKILVLMFIAAACSVSMAGEIVPGFNDADALVDFSEKTAQSQTCPPIDSSGFITLAAKFTPTEADTTKTDGPVIVIEVGGTTFGTGLYICDGMLTFCSKGAGGSGGEQANVASLDDTDASGDEGVAVAMGEVYPGVETEAFASFNANTGELAVMINGRLYEETITGTLGSTNLTGDRRVSVLGQFPAEGESYNYPSMGGLSRDWYPSIALVTSDGCAVAMETETGSDVRGQIFEDVIDLETFPRNPVPANNAINVDPAAVTSVQFDTAGDPANTANPNSDVTGHFVTIYSTFDPADPNNNVAEVDTFVSAGTDPITVPYTFNLGDTVYWQVEEQINGASKGDADNIAGPVWEFEALPAVPAITDSPEDTADFAGAEVTLNTAFTSKSPASVNWVKAGEPEIILDDSDPDITIGVSQHGDSYTSSLSFANFEKADQGEYFCRANNAAGSVDSESAKLGVKRMIGYWPLDGDYTDASGEGHHADPNTTPLASQWVDGVDPAATGQALDTEPNALVAAETDAFVPAEYSDELSITLWIKWAGVGAAPDNWTGLVCSKKLDVENNWWFGLGPEGQIDINHQNYGPVTAGQEYFLPEGEWAHIAFVNSEDMQGRLYVNGTLAAVGGPYKTSRNELPVQLMSDMRDENGTLWRPTYGVFDEIKMYNYALSSEEVAEQYYQITGETVCTEPDSSVLQYDFNGDCKVDLADFALMAGDWNESNLYPQLD; encoded by the coding sequence ATGACGAAAATATATAAAATCCTTGTATTAATGTTTATTGCAGCAGCCTGTTCGGTGTCTATGGCGGGCGAAATAGTTCCCGGTTTTAATGACGCAGACGCTTTAGTTGATTTTTCTGAAAAAACTGCTCAAAGCCAAACCTGCCCCCCAATTGACAGTTCAGGCTTCATTACTCTTGCTGCAAAATTTACGCCCACAGAGGCAGACACAACTAAAACAGACGGGCCGGTAATAGTTATTGAGGTAGGCGGAACTACCTTCGGTACAGGTCTGTATATCTGCGATGGCATGCTGACATTCTGCTCAAAAGGAGCCGGCGGCTCCGGCGGAGAGCAGGCCAATGTTGCCAGCCTCGATGATACCGATGCCTCCGGCGATGAAGGCGTTGCAGTGGCTATGGGTGAGGTTTATCCGGGTGTTGAAACCGAAGCCTTTGCTTCTTTCAATGCAAATACAGGCGAGCTTGCAGTTATGATCAACGGCAGGCTTTATGAAGAAACAATCACCGGTACATTGGGCTCAACAAATCTCACAGGCGACCGCAGAGTGAGTGTTCTAGGCCAGTTTCCCGCTGAGGGAGAGAGCTATAATTACCCATCAATGGGTGGTCTGAGCCGTGATTGGTATCCTTCAATTGCTCTGGTAACCTCAGACGGCTGCGCTGTAGCTATGGAAACTGAAACAGGCTCTGATGTTAGAGGACAGATTTTTGAAGACGTAATAGATTTGGAGACCTTCCCGAGAAACCCAGTTCCTGCAAATAATGCGATTAATGTTGACCCTGCTGCTGTAACTTCAGTGCAGTTTGATACTGCAGGCGACCCTGCGAATACAGCTAATCCCAACTCGGACGTTACAGGGCACTTTGTAACAATTTATTCCACGTTCGACCCTGCAGACCCGAACAACAATGTAGCAGAAGTTGATACATTTGTTTCAGCAGGCACCGATCCTATTACTGTACCTTACACTTTCAATCTCGGCGACACTGTTTACTGGCAGGTTGAAGAGCAGATAAATGGTGCATCTAAAGGCGATGCGGACAATATCGCAGGGCCTGTATGGGAGTTCGAAGCTCTGCCTGCGGTTCCCGCAATTACAGATTCACCCGAAGATACGGCAGATTTTGCAGGCGCAGAAGTTACTTTGAACACTGCTTTTACGAGCAAGTCCCCAGCTTCTGTGAATTGGGTGAAGGCAGGTGAACCTGAGATCATTCTTGACGACAGCGATCCTGACATAACAATCGGAGTATCTCAGCACGGCGACAGCTACACTTCAAGCCTTTCTTTTGCCAATTTCGAAAAGGCAGATCAGGGCGAGTATTTCTGCAGGGCGAATAATGCGGCCGGAAGCGTTGATTCTGAGTCTGCCAAGCTCGGCGTTAAGCGTATGATTGGCTACTGGCCTCTCGATGGAGACTATACAGACGCTTCAGGCGAAGGTCATCACGCCGACCCGAATACTACGCCTCTGGCAAGCCAGTGGGTTGACGGGGTTGATCCTGCTGCAACAGGGCAGGCTCTCGATACCGAACCTAACGCACTCGTTGCCGCTGAAACAGATGCATTTGTGCCGGCAGAATATTCAGATGAGCTTTCAATTACCCTCTGGATCAAATGGGCTGGTGTGGGCGCAGCGCCTGACAACTGGACAGGACTTGTCTGCTCTAAGAAGCTTGATGTTGAGAATAACTGGTGGTTCGGCCTAGGCCCAGAGGGGCAGATCGACATCAATCATCAAAATTACGGGCCGGTTACAGCTGGTCAGGAGTATTTCCTCCCAGAAGGCGAGTGGGCTCATATAGCATTTGTAAACAGTGAAGATATGCAGGGCAGGCTCTACGTAAACGGTACTCTTGCCGCTGTCGGCGGACCTTATAAGACCAGCAGAAACGAACTTCCTGTGCAGCTTATGAGCGATATGCGGGATGAGAACGGCACTCTCTGGCGTCCTACCTACGGCGTTTTTGATGAGATAAAGATGTACAACTATGCCCTCTCAAGCGAAGAGGTGGCTGAGCAGTATTATCAGATAACTGGTGAAACTGTTTGTACAGAGCCTGATTCATCCGTACTCCAGTACGATTTCAACGGTGACTGCAAAGTTGACCTGGCAGATTTTGCACTGATGGCAGGCGACTGGAACGAATCCAACCTTTATCCTCAGCTCGACTAA
- a CDS encoding IS5 family transposase, whose protein sequence is MKAKNNKAGLLFQQPLKPLVNPDHSLVQLSEVVNWSRFEEKFGSLYSPDSGRPAKPIRLMVGLQYLKYTFNLSDEAIVAGWVENPYWQYFCGERYFQHEPPIDPTSMTKWRNKVKSDGLEELLEETIKAGLKLKVIKKNDFNKLVADTTVQQKNITYPTDAKLCHKLRIKLVDLAKASKLQLHQSYERVGKRAYVMQGRYRRAKQFKRAKKEVKKLRNYLRRITKEVERNIAGNEQLRIIFDTLLQAAKKLLAQTKKSKNKLYSIHEPHVCCIGKGKSHKKYEFGNKVGIVTTAKNNFIVGALGFEGNPYDGHTLRANLKQTMNLIGREKLGDVYVDGGYKKHGCEDIGNVEIVEKGWRKKKRSIKRWIKRRSRIEPTIGHLKEDNRLGRNFLKGVEGDKMNALGSAFGYNMRKLLKKFTFAYIFMLKIIEFYRNLAMKSKLKTRLA, encoded by the coding sequence ATGAAGGCAAAAAACAATAAAGCAGGCTTACTCTTTCAGCAGCCATTAAAACCTCTTGTAAATCCTGATCACTCTTTAGTCCAACTCTCAGAGGTTGTCAACTGGTCTCGCTTTGAAGAGAAGTTTGGCAGTTTATACAGTCCTGATTCAGGCAGGCCGGCCAAGCCGATTCGCCTGATGGTCGGCCTTCAGTATCTCAAGTACACTTTCAATCTCAGCGATGAAGCAATCGTTGCCGGCTGGGTTGAGAATCCTTACTGGCAGTATTTCTGCGGCGAAAGATACTTCCAGCACGAGCCTCCTATTGATCCAACCAGTATGACTAAGTGGCGTAATAAGGTAAAATCTGATGGTCTTGAAGAGCTGCTCGAAGAAACTATCAAAGCCGGCTTGAAGCTTAAGGTTATCAAAAAGAACGATTTCAACAAGCTCGTTGCAGATACAACCGTTCAGCAGAAGAACATCACTTATCCGACCGACGCAAAACTCTGCCACAAACTGCGCATTAAGCTTGTAGATCTTGCAAAAGCATCAAAACTCCAACTTCACCAAAGCTACGAAAGGGTTGGGAAAAGGGCGTATGTAATGCAGGGCAGGTATCGACGTGCAAAACAGTTCAAAAGAGCTAAAAAAGAAGTGAAGAAATTAAGGAACTACCTGCGGCGAATTACGAAAGAGGTCGAGCGGAATATAGCAGGCAATGAGCAGTTAAGAATAATTTTTGATACATTGCTTCAAGCCGCTAAGAAGCTTTTAGCCCAGACAAAGAAAAGCAAAAATAAGCTCTACAGTATTCACGAACCTCACGTCTGCTGCATTGGGAAAGGCAAAAGCCACAAGAAATATGAGTTTGGAAATAAGGTTGGAATTGTAACTACTGCCAAGAATAATTTTATCGTAGGAGCGTTGGGCTTTGAAGGAAACCCTTATGATGGCCATACTCTTCGGGCTAATCTGAAGCAGACAATGAATTTAATCGGGAGAGAAAAGCTTGGAGATGTTTATGTTGATGGAGGATACAAGAAACACGGCTGCGAGGATATTGGAAATGTTGAAATTGTAGAAAAGGGCTGGCGAAAAAAGAAACGAAGTATCAAGAGGTGGATTAAGAGAAGATCGCGCATAGAACCAACGATAGGCCACCTCAAAGAAGACAACAGGTTGGGAAGAAACTTCTTGAAAGGTGTAGAAGGGGACAAAATGAACGCCCTCGGCAGCGCTTTTGGGTACAATATGCGTAAACTTCTAAAGAAGTTTACTTTTGCCTATATTTTTATGCTTAAAATTATTGAATTTTACAGAAATTTGGCAATGAAAAGCAAATTAAAGACTCGATTAGCCTGA
- a CDS encoding phenylacetate--CoA ligase family protein — MQINFWNKQIETASRDEINDIQLRRLKNIVKQAYKSEFYKKKFHKAGIESPEDIKTLEDIQKFPFTTKNDLRQNYPAGLLASDFDDVVRIHSSSGTTGVPTVIYLSGEDMDCWTDLVARSLVATGCTKSDVFQNMMTYGLFTGGLGLHYGAERVGMAVLPIGGGNTIRQVRYMQDFNTTTLHITPSYLLHIYGKLDDFNTKIEDLSLKRAITGAEPHTEQTRKKLEELYNMPCYNSYGLSEMNGPGVAFECVYRNGMHIWEDGFIAEIINPETGEVLPDGEKGELVLTNLTRTAMPLLRYRTRDLCHIYDSDCPCGRTHRRLSRIMGRTDDMMIINGVNVFPSQIEEVVMNIPEVGTNYQIVLTKKGAIDKLIVKVEIYSKMFSGDASQLDSLNRKICEELKASIFVNPVVQIHEPGTLPTFEGKAKRVIDMREEI, encoded by the coding sequence ATGCAGATAAACTTCTGGAATAAGCAGATCGAAACAGCGAGTCGGGATGAGATAAATGATATTCAGCTCAGAAGGCTCAAAAATATTGTCAAGCAGGCGTATAAATCAGAATTCTACAAAAAGAAGTTTCACAAGGCGGGGATAGAAAGTCCCGAAGATATAAAAACCCTTGAGGATATTCAGAAATTTCCCTTTACTACAAAAAACGATTTGAGGCAGAACTACCCTGCCGGCCTGCTCGCTTCCGATTTTGATGATGTTGTGAGGATACATTCCTCCAGCGGGACTACAGGCGTTCCAACAGTGATTTATCTCTCCGGCGAGGATATGGACTGCTGGACTGACCTTGTTGCGAGGAGCCTCGTTGCAACCGGCTGCACAAAGAGCGACGTGTTTCAGAATATGATGACTTACGGCCTCTTTACAGGCGGTTTAGGCCTTCATTACGGTGCAGAGAGAGTTGGGATGGCGGTTCTCCCGATAGGAGGGGGGAATACGATTCGGCAGGTTAGATATATGCAGGATTTCAATACTACAACTCTGCACATTACACCCAGCTACCTTCTTCATATTTATGGAAAGCTCGACGATTTTAATACGAAGATAGAAGATTTGAGCTTAAAGCGGGCTATAACAGGCGCAGAGCCCCATACCGAGCAGACAAGGAAAAAACTTGAAGAGCTTTACAATATGCCCTGCTACAATTCCTACGGACTCAGCGAGATGAACGGTCCGGGAGTAGCTTTTGAATGCGTTTACAGAAACGGGATGCATATATGGGAAGACGGCTTCATCGCTGAAATAATCAATCCAGAAACAGGCGAAGTGCTTCCGGACGGCGAGAAAGGCGAGCTGGTTCTCACAAACCTAACCAGAACAGCTATGCCTCTTCTTAGATACAGAACCAGAGATTTATGCCACATATACGATTCAGACTGTCCCTGCGGGAGAACTCACCGAAGGCTTTCCCGTATTATGGGAAGAACTGACGATATGATGATAATTAACGGCGTAAACGTGTTCCCGTCTCAGATAGAGGAAGTTGTTATGAATATCCCGGAGGTTGGAACGAACTATCAGATTGTGCTCACCAAAAAGGGAGCGATAGACAAGCTCATTGTAAAGGTTGAGATCTATTCAAAGATGTTCAGCGGAGATGCTTCTCAGCTGGACAGCCTGAACAGAAAAATTTGCGAGGAGCTCAAGGCGTCGATATTTGTTAATCCCGTGGTTCAAATACACGAACCCGGCACCCTGCCGACTTTTGAAGGCAAGGCAAAGCGGGTGATTGATATGCGGGAAGAAATTTAG
- a CDS encoding bifunctional 3,4-dihydroxy-2-butanone-4-phosphate synthase/GTP cyclohydrolase II, producing MENTKLNTIEEAAEDLRSGKMVVLVDDEDRENEGDLVCAAEHITPEIVNFMASKGRGLICVPLEAERCEKLGLHPQSLVNTASLGTAFTVSVDAKKGITTGVSAYDRAKTIQVLADDKAKPYDLARPGHIFPLRSKEGGVLTREGQTEGAVDLARIAGLKPAGVICEIMNDDGTMKRFPDLVEFCREYGLKMTSVANIIEYRMQKETQVRRMQAVSMPTDFGEFELVGYESLGSTEPHIALCKGDLTTDEPVLIRMHSECMTGDLFHSKRCECGKQMEKALEMIQKEGRGVFVYLRQEGRGIGLANKLKAYKLQEDGLDTYDANVELGFAPDKRDYGIGAQILRDLGVSKVKILTNNPKKIERLKVYGIEVVKQMPIEMKPCEYNVNYLRTKKHRFGHLLKGEDL from the coding sequence ATGGAAAATACGAAGTTAAATACTATAGAAGAAGCAGCAGAAGACCTTCGAAGCGGGAAGATGGTCGTTTTAGTTGACGATGAAGACCGCGAAAATGAAGGCGATCTGGTATGTGCAGCAGAGCATATCACACCTGAGATTGTGAACTTTATGGCATCCAAAGGCAGGGGGCTTATATGTGTGCCCCTGGAGGCTGAGAGATGCGAGAAACTAGGGCTTCACCCTCAGTCTCTGGTAAACACAGCTTCGCTTGGCACTGCCTTCACTGTAAGTGTAGATGCTAAAAAGGGTATAACAACCGGAGTGAGTGCATACGACAGGGCTAAAACTATACAGGTTCTTGCTGATGATAAAGCAAAGCCTTACGACCTTGCAAGGCCCGGTCATATATTCCCCCTCAGGTCCAAGGAAGGGGGCGTTCTTACCCGCGAAGGCCAGACTGAAGGGGCTGTTGACCTTGCGAGAATTGCAGGGCTTAAGCCGGCAGGGGTAATCTGTGAGATAATGAACGATGACGGTACGATGAAACGCTTCCCTGATCTGGTAGAATTTTGCAGAGAATATGGGCTGAAGATGACCTCTGTTGCGAATATTATAGAATACAGGATGCAGAAGGAAACTCAGGTTCGAAGGATGCAGGCAGTGTCTATGCCTACAGATTTCGGCGAATTTGAGCTTGTTGGGTATGAGAGCCTTGGTTCAACAGAGCCTCACATTGCCCTTTGCAAGGGAGATTTGACAACTGACGAGCCTGTTCTTATCAGAATGCACTCGGAATGCATGACAGGCGATCTGTTCCATTCTAAACGATGCGAATGCGGCAAGCAGATGGAGAAAGCCCTTGAGATGATTCAGAAAGAGGGCAGGGGCGTTTTCGTGTATCTGCGTCAGGAAGGAAGAGGTATAGGCCTTGCCAATAAGCTAAAGGCCTATAAGCTCCAGGAAGACGGTCTGGACACTTATGATGCAAATGTCGAGCTGGGATTTGCTCCCGACAAGCGTGATTACGGTATAGGCGCACAAATACTTCGCGATCTGGGCGTCAGCAAGGTAAAAATCCTGACCAACAACCCAAAAAAAATCGAGAGACTCAAGGTTTACGGGATTGAGGTTGTAAAGCAGATGCCAATAGAGATGAAGCCCTGCGAGTACAACGTTAATTACTTAAGAACAAAAAAGCACCGTTTCGGACATTTGCTTAAAGGCGAGGATCTGTAA
- a CDS encoding RNA polymerase sigma factor, producing the protein MRNNFEDSDLLVRYREGDNDALGELIQKYQSRLYTTLLKICQNHDDAMELCSDAFVKAVENIDNFKAESSFYTWLFRIAVNQALNFVKRKRLVSFSSAETSGGSEDEPTRLDFASKQASMPIDELLEDERKQVLWQAVESLELNHKTMILLRDIDQMSYKQIAEILGITQGTVKSRIYRAREALRLKLMPYFEGE; encoded by the coding sequence GTGCGGAATAATTTTGAAGACAGCGACCTGCTTGTGCGCTACCGTGAGGGCGATAATGATGCCTTGGGAGAGCTGATTCAAAAATATCAGTCCAGACTCTACACAACCCTGCTGAAAATTTGCCAAAACCACGACGATGCTATGGAACTTTGTTCCGATGCGTTTGTCAAAGCTGTAGAAAACATTGACAATTTCAAGGCCGAAAGCAGTTTTTATACTTGGCTTTTCAGGATAGCTGTTAATCAGGCGTTGAATTTTGTGAAGCGAAAGAGGCTTGTGTCTTTCAGCTCAGCAGAAACCTCGGGCGGAAGCGAGGACGAGCCGACAAGGTTAGATTTTGCTTCAAAACAGGCATCTATGCCGATTGATGAGCTTCTTGAAGACGAGAGAAAACAGGTGCTTTGGCAGGCAGTGGAAAGCCTTGAGCTGAATCATAAAACTATGATATTGCTTAGAGATATCGACCAGATGAGCTACAAGCAGATAGCCGAAATTCTGGGAATAACTCAGGGCACGGTTAAAAGCAGGATCTACAGAGCCAGAGAAGCACTGAGGTTAAAGCTTATGCCGTATTTTGAGGGTGAATGA
- a CDS encoding anti-sigma factor family protein, with amino-acid sequence MSETQRLITQYVDRCVSDEEAAELEAMMSRSPELRRAVHQQIKISRMISEIEKTEPSSDMQSLVEKKLASRKRKRVYLFRVAGAAAVFAVAAVFTAVWSPLNTEPKPKNAARSFAVRSLTDDRSANIPPARGIEDFMVSCRVVLRDKNPVLSKKLLSQILYNRSLLESASSGNKSVKFDSDLKALSLVLSDLSKASDSNCKFTLKNFSTGEQIELNNSSFKQAAEILAEADWQKARNLAETFDIQNSFRLPGTDKSEQSMNFIEPSIASSKAKQDSAGSGGISVCIEFGGI; translated from the coding sequence ATGAGTGAAACCCAAAGATTAATAACCCAATATGTTGACCGATGCGTTTCTGATGAAGAGGCTGCAGAGCTCGAGGCGATGATGTCTCGTTCACCCGAGCTAAGACGTGCTGTACACCAGCAGATAAAAATCAGCAGGATGATTTCTGAGATTGAAAAAACAGAGCCTTCCAGTGATATGCAAAGCCTTGTAGAAAAGAAGCTCGCCTCAAGGAAGAGAAAGAGGGTTTATCTCTTCAGGGTCGCTGGCGCAGCAGCAGTTTTTGCCGTTGCAGCAGTTTTTACGGCTGTCTGGAGCCCTTTGAATACAGAACCTAAGCCTAAAAATGCTGCCCGAAGCTTTGCTGTCAGGAGCTTAACCGATGATAGAAGTGCTAATATTCCTCCCGCTAGGGGTATAGAAGATTTTATGGTCTCTTGCAGAGTGGTGTTGAGGGATAAAAATCCAGTGCTTTCCAAAAAGCTCTTATCCCAGATTCTCTACAACAGATCGCTATTGGAATCAGCTTCTTCAGGAAATAAAAGCGTTAAGTTTGATTCGGATTTGAAGGCGCTTTCATTAGTTCTCAGCGATCTTTCAAAGGCTTCAGATTCTAACTGTAAATTCACGCTTAAGAACTTCTCAACAGGTGAGCAGATTGAATTAAATAATTCGAGCTTTAAGCAGGCAGCGGAAATCCTTGCTGAAGCAGACTGGCAGAAAGCGAGAAATCTTGCTGAGACGTTTGATATTCAAAACAGTTTTCGCCTGCCTGGAACAGACAAATCCGAGCAGTCAATGAATTTTATTGAGCCTTCTATAGCATCCTCAAAGGCCAAGCAGGATTCTGCCGGGTCGGGCGGGATCAGTGTGTGTATTGAATTTGGCGGAATTTAG
- a CDS encoding Sec-independent protein translocase subunit TatA/TatB, with translation MEYVLGFINFGPQELIIILIIAVLIFGKRLPEIARGMGKSVNEFKEGLKETKEQISEDIDTDEIESEIRDVEGQVKRNDNSYSDSDSESSDQREDYSANQEQDKEQA, from the coding sequence ATGGAATATGTTCTCGGTTTTATAAATTTTGGTCCTCAAGAGCTGATTATTATTTTAATAATTGCTGTGCTCATCTTTGGCAAGAGGCTTCCTGAAATTGCACGCGGTATGGGAAAAAGCGTTAATGAGTTCAAGGAAGGTCTGAAGGAAACCAAAGAACAGATATCTGAAGACATTGATACTGATGAGATTGAGTCTGAGATAAGAGATGTTGAGGGGCAGGTAAAAAGAAACGATAACAGTTACTCTGATTCCGACTCTGAGTCCTCAGACCAGAGAGAAGATTACTCAGCTAATCAGGAGCAGGATAAAGAGCAGGCTTAA
- a CDS encoding N-acetyltransferase, producing MIIRKAKISDAEGIHKLIRHHAELDRMLFRSLSRVYEDIMSFVVAEEQGIIAGCGALSVISKDLAEIKSLAVDKRFARKGLGKAIVQQHLKIAKDLGLKTVFALTLEEKFFLKCGFEKIEKNRLPMKVWSDCANCPKQDNCDEIAVVKSV from the coding sequence ATGATTATACGCAAGGCCAAAATTTCCGATGCAGAGGGCATTCATAAGCTCATAAGGCATCATGCAGAGCTTGACAGGATGCTTTTCAGGTCTCTTTCGCGGGTTTATGAAGATATTATGAGCTTTGTCGTGGCAGAGGAGCAAGGAATAATTGCAGGCTGCGGAGCACTTTCAGTTATTTCAAAAGACCTTGCAGAGATTAAGAGCCTCGCTGTAGATAAAAGGTTTGCCCGCAAAGGGTTAGGAAAGGCTATAGTGCAGCAGCATTTGAAGATTGCCAAAGACCTCGGGCTCAAAACTGTTTTTGCACTTACTTTGGAAGAAAAATTCTTTCTTAAATGCGGATTTGAAAAGATTGAAAAAAACAGGCTTCCTATGAAAGTTTGGAGCGACTGTGCTAATTGTCCAAAACAAGACAATTGCGACGAGATTGCGGTAGTTAAGTCGGTGTAA
- a CDS encoding prephenate dehydrogenase has translation MPESLKKVSIIGAGLIGGAVGRTIKNRLKGCRVSFYDKSGANAAKAVKLGFADEYAGEVKDCIEGAELIIAAAPVGSFKSIFSKISQLTDQNSIVTDVGSTKVIVSEWAEEILGKGVFIGSHPIAGSEKSGIDNASDVRLESARCIITPCVSASEEKISFLSDFWQSLGMQTSIMTAARHDSIYAVLSHLPHAAAAAMVLSTPQEFIKYAGKGFRDTTRIAEGDSDIWTDIFMTNSENMLNCLDGIIEKLEKLKFFISNNYLSELREFFEEAREYRKKIDK, from the coding sequence ATGCCCGAAAGCTTGAAAAAAGTTTCTATTATTGGAGCAGGCCTTATAGGCGGGGCCGTAGGAAGAACGATAAAAAACCGTCTCAAGGGGTGCAGGGTATCTTTCTATGATAAATCCGGAGCAAATGCGGCCAAGGCAGTAAAGCTCGGATTTGCAGATGAGTATGCTGGAGAAGTGAAAGACTGCATTGAAGGAGCAGAACTTATTATCGCAGCTGCTCCCGTAGGATCTTTTAAGTCTATTTTCAGCAAAATATCTCAATTAACTGACCAAAACTCCATTGTTACCGACGTCGGCTCCACAAAAGTGATTGTTTCAGAATGGGCAGAAGAGATACTTGGCAAAGGTGTGTTTATAGGCTCTCATCCAATTGCGGGCTCTGAGAAATCCGGCATTGACAACGCCTCAGATGTCCGCCTTGAAAGCGCAAGATGCATTATTACCCCTTGCGTTTCGGCGTCTGAGGAAAAAATCTCGTTTCTGAGTGATTTCTGGCAGTCTTTAGGAATGCAGACATCCATTATGACTGCTGCCCGCCACGACAGTATATACGCTGTTTTGAGCCATCTTCCTCATGCCGCTGCGGCTGCTATGGTGCTCTCCACTCCCCAAGAATTTATCAAGTATGCCGGAAAGGGCTTCCGCGATACTACCAGAATTGCTGAGGGAGATTCCGATATCTGGACAGATATCTTTATGACAAACTCCGAAAATATGCTTAACTGCCTCGATGGAATTATAGAAAAGCTGGAAAAATTGAAGTTTTTCATTTCAAATAACTACCTTTCAGAGCTGCGTGAATTCTTTGAAGAAGCGAGGGAGTACAGAAAAAAAATTGATAAATAA
- a CDS encoding MFS transporter yields MSTRLVNFPFKPAKIPFFYGWVIVAVCAFGVVMSVPGQTIGFSVFTEPLREAVGLSRKDLSKAYLVGTLLSSFMLPFAGKMIDKLGGRIMGTISAVMLGLACLLMSQIDRFAEFAGQFGLAFAAVCLCFTFMRFSGQGCMTMSSRVTMARWFEHRRGLTAALSGIVVSFGFNASPKPLGLMVGNIGWSSTYIVLSVAVGIGMSIIAFVLFRDNPEECGMHVDGPNYLKAREKSGEVADEYFDFNRSQAVKTPEFWIYTFAVALSALLTTSISFHTEAIGLEAGLTAQQAFGLYMPMSFFSAFSNLIGGYFSDKVKMQKILFIFMVAITFAIIGTANWDKLYGRLMFMAGFGTSGGLFNTLRTVAWARFFGRKHLGAINGLTMSILVISTAAGPWLFSLLKEFLGTYSNVLLSFAVFPVIIFIFAFFTGNPQERYAEKAKTSV; encoded by the coding sequence TTGAGTACCAGGTTAGTAAACTTCCCTTTTAAGCCTGCTAAGATCCCGTTTTTCTACGGATGGGTAATTGTTGCCGTGTGCGCGTTCGGGGTAGTTATGAGCGTTCCAGGGCAGACTATAGGCTTCAGTGTCTTCACTGAGCCGCTTAGGGAGGCTGTGGGGCTCTCGAGAAAAGACTTAAGCAAGGCCTATCTGGTTGGTACTCTTCTCAGCAGTTTTATGCTTCCCTTTGCAGGGAAGATGATAGACAAACTCGGCGGCAGGATAATGGGAACAATCTCTGCTGTTATGCTCGGGCTCGCCTGCCTTTTGATGAGCCAGATAGACCGTTTTGCAGAATTTGCAGGTCAGTTCGGACTTGCCTTTGCAGCAGTCTGCCTCTGCTTTACTTTTATGCGTTTCTCAGGCCAGGGCTGCATGACAATGAGCTCCCGCGTTACGATGGCAAGATGGTTCGAGCATAGAAGGGGGCTGACAGCCGCTCTAAGCGGGATTGTAGTGTCGTTCGGGTTCAATGCTTCGCCAAAGCCTCTCGGGCTTATGGTGGGAAATATTGGCTGGAGCAGCACATATATTGTCTTATCTGTCGCTGTTGGAATCGGAATGAGCATAATAGCCTTTGTGCTATTTCGAGATAATCCCGAAGAATGCGGCATGCACGTTGACGGCCCTAATTATCTCAAGGCAAGGGAGAAAAGCGGCGAAGTTGCAGATGAGTACTTTGATTTCAATAGATCGCAGGCTGTGAAAACTCCTGAATTCTGGATATACACTTTTGCCGTGGCATTAAGTGCACTGCTAACAACTTCCATCTCCTTCCATACTGAGGCTATCGGCTTGGAGGCAGGCCTTACTGCCCAGCAGGCTTTCGGCCTTTATATGCCTATGTCTTTTTTCAGCGCTTTTTCAAATCTTATCGGGGGCTACTTCAGCGATAAGGTAAAAATGCAAAAGATCCTGTTTATATTTATGGTTGCGATCACCTTTGCAATCATAGGAACAGCAAATTGGGACAAACTCTACGGAAGGCTTATGTTTATGGCCGGCTTCGGCACCAGCGGCGGGCTCTTCAATACTCTCAGAACCGTAGCTTGGGCAAGGTTTTTCGGCAGAAAACATCTCGGGGCAATAAACGGGCTTACCATGTCGATTCTGGTTATCTCAACAGCAGCAGGGCCATGGCTTTTCAGTCTGCTCAAAGAATTCCTCGGAACCTACAGCAACGTCCTGCTTTCATTTGCAGTTTTCCCTGTTATAATCTTCATATTCGCATTTTTTACAGGCAATCCGCAAGAACGTTATGCAGAAAAAGCCAAAACATCAGTTTGA